A genomic segment from Janthinobacterium sp. 64 encodes:
- a CDS encoding TonB-dependent receptor, translating to MKHLPLLISLAIAMPAVAQTRTEQVLPEMKVIVTAIGDGYRPAADTALMLSSTPGYSVAAGGGVSGLPVVNGFADDRIKIRIDGMELTSACANHMNAPLSYIDPQQVQRIRLIAGVTPVSAGGDSIGGTIEVQSNAPVFAQPGAGLLTQGSFAVSGRSVNNSVATSVNASAASDSLSVGYSGAYTRGHSYEDGHDNKVLASMFESINQAIVLAAKRDGQQLTLRAGVQHIPYQGFPNQYMDMTDNHGQFANLAYKGEFAWGVLDARAYWQQTDHEMGFFSPERKGSMPMITHGRNTGYALMTSLPTAAGELRLGQEWHGFRLDDYWPAVPGSMMMGPRTYLNINDGKRDRTVLFGELETRHDARWTSVLGLRGESVRMDAGDVQSYGTNMMNMPDLMAARAFNARSRSQRDTNIDASAQATFTPDAASSYEFALARKVRSPNLYERYSWGRGSMAMTMTNWFGDGNGYVGNIDLKPETAYTAAFTADWHGGGEEGWFLRVNPYYSKVDNYIDVDVLASFHPYMKMGANGNLLRFANHDAKLYGANVAWQLPLASSARWGSFMATGNAAYTRGKRSDGGDLYRMMPFNALLAVEHKLGAWSSRIETKIVARKDKIDARRFEPETGGYALVNLRSSVALNKMASLSAGVSNLFNRAYADPLGGVYLSGLKANGGALQALPAEGRSIDLGLQLKF from the coding sequence ATGAAACATTTACCGTTATTGATTTCCCTCGCCATCGCCATGCCCGCCGTGGCGCAAACGCGCACTGAACAGGTCCTGCCTGAAATGAAAGTCATCGTCACGGCCATCGGCGACGGCTACCGTCCCGCCGCCGACACGGCCTTAATGCTGTCGAGCACGCCCGGCTACAGCGTGGCGGCCGGTGGCGGCGTGTCCGGCTTGCCCGTCGTGAATGGCTTTGCTGATGACCGCATCAAGATCCGCATCGATGGCATGGAATTGACGTCCGCCTGCGCCAACCACATGAATGCGCCGCTGTCCTACATCGATCCGCAGCAGGTGCAGCGCATTCGCCTGATCGCGGGCGTGACACCCGTCAGCGCGGGCGGCGACAGCATCGGCGGCACCATCGAAGTGCAATCGAACGCGCCCGTGTTCGCCCAGCCCGGTGCGGGCCTGCTCACGCAAGGCAGCTTTGCCGTGTCGGGCCGCAGCGTCAACAACAGCGTGGCGACCAGCGTGAACGCCTCGGCTGCCAGCGACAGCTTGAGCGTCGGCTACAGCGGCGCCTATACGCGCGGCCACAGCTATGAAGATGGTCACGACAACAAAGTACTGGCCAGCATGTTTGAAAGCATCAACCAGGCCATCGTGCTGGCGGCCAAGCGCGATGGCCAGCAGCTGACCCTGCGCGCCGGCGTGCAGCACATCCCCTACCAGGGTTTTCCCAACCAGTACATGGACATGACGGACAACCATGGCCAGTTCGCCAATCTCGCTTACAAAGGCGAATTCGCTTGGGGCGTGCTCGACGCGCGCGCCTACTGGCAGCAGACGGACCACGAAATGGGCTTTTTCTCGCCCGAGCGCAAGGGTTCGATGCCGATGATCACGCACGGCCGCAATACGGGCTATGCGTTGATGACCAGCCTGCCGACGGCTGCGGGCGAGTTGCGCCTGGGCCAGGAGTGGCACGGTTTCCGCCTCGACGATTACTGGCCAGCCGTGCCTGGTTCCATGATGATGGGGCCGCGCACCTATCTGAACATCAACGACGGCAAGCGCGACCGCACCGTACTGTTTGGCGAACTGGAAACGCGCCATGATGCGCGCTGGACGAGCGTGCTGGGCTTGCGCGGCGAATCGGTGCGCATGGATGCGGGCGACGTGCAATCGTACGGCACCAACATGATGAACATGCCGGACCTGATGGCCGCCAGGGCCTTCAATGCGCGCAGCCGCAGCCAGCGCGACACGAATATCGATGCCTCGGCGCAAGCCACGTTCACGCCAGACGCGGCCAGCAGCTATGAATTCGCGCTGGCGCGCAAGGTGCGCTCGCCGAATCTGTACGAGCGTTATTCCTGGGGCCGCGGCTCGATGGCCATGACCATGACCAACTGGTTTGGCGATGGCAACGGCTATGTGGGCAATATCGACCTGAAACCCGAGACGGCTTATACGGCCGCGTTCACGGCAGACTGGCATGGCGGCGGCGAGGAGGGCTGGTTCCTGCGCGTCAATCCCTACTACAGCAAGGTCGACAATTACATCGACGTCGACGTGCTGGCGTCTTTCCACCCGTACATGAAAATGGGCGCCAACGGCAACTTGCTGCGCTTTGCCAATCACGACGCCAAGTTGTACGGTGCCAACGTAGCGTGGCAGTTGCCGCTGGCCAGCAGCGCGCGCTGGGGCAGCTTCATGGCGACGGGCAATGCCGCTTACACGCGGGGCAAGCGCAGCGATGGCGGTGACCTGTACCGCATGATGCCGTTCAACGCCTTGCTCGCCGTCGAGCACAAGCTGGGCGCCTGGAGCAGCCGCATCGAAACGAAGATCGTGGCCCGCAAGGACAAGATCGATGCGCGCCGCTTCGAACCGGAAACGGGCGGCTACGCGCTCGTCAACCTGCGCAGCAGCGTGGCATTGAACAAGATGGCCAGCCTGAGCGCCGGTGTCAGCAACCTGTTCAACCGCGCGTATGCGGACCCGCTCGGTGGCGTGTATCTGTCGGGCCTGAAGGCAAACGGCGGCGCGCTGCAAGCCTTGCCGGCCGAGGGCAGGTCGATTGATCTGGGGCTGCAGCTGAAGTTCTAA
- a CDS encoding cation:proton antiporter, whose translation MSTTAWFILIGCLMLARGLGADGIARLPLTSAMAYLGVGLLLGPMFLGLFAFDLVRQAPLLETLTEIAVLISLFSAGVKMPVPFSLARWLPPLRLAWLSMAISVALVAAFACLVLGLPLGAGVLLGAILAPTDPVLATDVQLRHAGDSEQLRFILTSEAGMNDGSGFPFVMLGLGLLGLHELGPHGATWLWRDLVWASAGAIALGAAGGALLAWLGWQVRAKEPKHAMLDDLAALGLIALVYGVAAWLHAWGFLAVFFAGVALRQTELRLAGAPKDRQGLLQAEDTHAVSAAKPHDSEKPLTVSGESLVFKEHLERLSELTLVLLLGGAVTAAAWSWQAWSVALFLLLVARPASVMLGLLASGTSVRLRGLAAWFGVRGIGSLYYLSYAIAHGLPRPLARELADITLVVVIVSIVAHGLTVKPLLERYWRK comes from the coding sequence ATGAGCACCACCGCCTGGTTCATCCTGATCGGCTGCCTGATGCTGGCGCGCGGCCTGGGCGCCGACGGCATCGCGCGCCTGCCATTGACTTCGGCCATGGCTTACCTGGGCGTGGGCCTGCTGCTAGGGCCCATGTTCCTCGGCCTGTTTGCCTTCGACCTGGTGCGGCAGGCGCCCCTGCTGGAAACCCTGACGGAAATCGCCGTCCTCATCTCGCTGTTTTCCGCCGGCGTCAAGATGCCCGTGCCGTTCAGCCTGGCGCGCTGGCTGCCGCCACTGCGCCTGGCGTGGCTGTCGATGGCCATTTCCGTTGCCCTGGTGGCGGCCTTTGCGTGCCTGGTGCTGGGCTTGCCCCTGGGCGCGGGCGTGCTGCTGGGCGCCATCCTCGCGCCCACCGACCCCGTGCTGGCCACCGACGTGCAGCTGCGCCATGCGGGCGACAGCGAGCAGTTGCGCTTCATCCTGACCAGCGAGGCGGGCATGAACGATGGCAGCGGCTTTCCTTTCGTCATGCTGGGCCTGGGCTTGCTGGGCCTGCATGAACTGGGGCCGCACGGCGCCACCTGGCTGTGGCGCGATCTGGTCTGGGCCAGCGCGGGCGCCATCGCCCTGGGCGCGGCCGGCGGGGCGCTGCTGGCCTGGCTGGGCTGGCAGGTGCGGGCCAAGGAACCGAAACACGCCATGCTGGACGACCTGGCGGCGCTGGGCTTGATCGCGCTCGTGTATGGCGTGGCCGCATGGCTGCACGCGTGGGGCTTTCTGGCCGTGTTCTTTGCCGGCGTGGCCCTGCGCCAGACGGAACTGCGGCTGGCCGGCGCACCGAAAGACCGGCAAGGCTTGCTGCAGGCCGAGGACACCCATGCCGTGTCCGCCGCCAAGCCGCACGACAGCGAGAAGCCGCTGACCGTCAGCGGCGAATCGCTCGTCTTCAAGGAACACCTGGAACGCCTGTCCGAACTGACCCTGGTGCTGCTGCTCGGTGGCGCCGTCACGGCCGCCGCCTGGAGCTGGCAGGCGTGGAGCGTGGCGCTGTTCCTGCTGCTGGTGGCGCGCCCGGCCAGCGTGATGCTCGGCTTGCTGGCTTCGGGCACCAGCGTGCGCCTGCGGGGCCTGGCCGCATGGTTCGGCGTGCGCGGCATCGGCTCGCTGTACTACCTCAGCTATGCCATCGCGCACGGCTTGCCGCGCCCCCTGGCGCGCGAACTGGCCGACATCACCCTGGTTGTCGTCATCGTCTCCATCGTCGCGCACGGCCTGACGGTCAAGCCTTTGCTGGAACGCTACTGGCGCAAATAA
- a CDS encoding serine hydrolase domain-containing protein codes for MKRRSVLGLGVSLALLQTGCATDPARLAWETEFDGFMRDGLARTETPGMSVAVVRGEQTIFARGYGWADIQGGKKADANTVFHVASVSKLVTATAVMMLLEQGAFQLDDKVAAYLDFPLMHPKFPDVPITFRHLLNHTSGISDAVYDKTTAFAVQGDPRLPLRDFVKGYLSRGGAWYDADVSFAARPGTEWRYSNVGIALLGYLVGRLNPDGLDAFAQEHLFEPLGMDSTAWNLAGLPRRAVVAQPYAHKEPGLQVLPPVGYPDWPAGLLRSSAHDFARFLAIFSNGGRVDGHRYLQDATLQLFFAPQTAPVVPADSSVRQALVWLLRDVDGKPLATHSGGDPGAASVVCVDRASRTAVLAFANVSADKEFRSFQKEVVLRLLAHGGSGAQAR; via the coding sequence ATGAAACGAAGAAGCGTGCTGGGACTGGGCGTCTCACTGGCCCTGCTGCAAACGGGCTGCGCCACCGATCCGGCCAGGCTGGCGTGGGAAACGGAATTTGACGGCTTCATGCGCGATGGCCTGGCCCGCACGGAAACGCCGGGCATGAGCGTGGCCGTGGTGCGGGGCGAACAGACCATCTTCGCGCGCGGCTATGGCTGGGCCGATATCCAGGGCGGCAAAAAGGCCGATGCCAACACGGTGTTCCATGTCGCCTCCGTCAGCAAGCTCGTCACGGCCACGGCCGTCATGATGCTGCTGGAACAGGGCGCCTTCCAGCTCGACGACAAGGTGGCGGCCTATCTAGATTTCCCGCTCATGCATCCGAAGTTTCCCGACGTGCCCATCACCTTTCGCCATTTGCTCAATCACACCTCGGGCATTTCCGATGCCGTGTACGACAAGACGACGGCGTTTGCCGTGCAGGGCGACCCGCGATTGCCGCTGCGCGACTTCGTCAAGGGCTATCTGTCGCGCGGCGGCGCCTGGTATGACGCGGATGTGTCGTTTGCGGCACGGCCCGGCACGGAATGGCGCTACAGCAATGTCGGTATTGCCCTGCTCGGCTATCTGGTGGGCCGGCTGAACCCCGATGGGCTCGACGCCTTTGCGCAAGAGCACCTGTTCGAACCGCTGGGCATGGACAGCACGGCCTGGAATTTGGCCGGCTTGCCGCGGCGCGCCGTCGTCGCCCAGCCGTACGCGCACAAGGAACCGGGCCTGCAAGTGCTGCCGCCCGTCGGCTATCCGGACTGGCCGGCCGGCTTGCTGCGCAGCTCGGCGCATGACTTTGCGCGTTTCCTGGCCATTTTCAGCAATGGCGGCCGGGTCGATGGCCACCGCTACCTGCAAGATGCCACCCTGCAATTGTTTTTTGCCCCGCAGACGGCCCCCGTCGTGCCTGCCGATTCGTCCGTGCGGCAAGCGCTGGTGTGGCTGCTGCGCGATGTCGACGGCAAGCCGCTGGCCACGCACAGCGGCGGCGACCCGGGCGCCGCGTCCGTCGTCTGCGTCGACCGCGCCAGCAGGACGGCCGTGCTGGCTTTTGCCAACGTCAGCGCCGACAAGGAATTTCGTTCATTTCAGAAAGAAGTCGTGCTGCGCCTGCTCGCGCATGGGGGCAGCGGCGCGCAAGCGAGGTAG
- a CDS encoding DNA topoisomerase IB: protein MEISATTTARAAGLRYTGDHQRGIARLGKPGKFRYRDGDGHIVRDATTLARIKALAIPPAWTDVWICPHANGHLQATGRDARGRKQYRYHARWRQVRDEVKYERMLSFGRALPAIRAAVARGMQLPGLPREKVLATIVHLLELTMMRIGNEEYARANKSFGLTTLRTRHVQVDGSAVAFHFKGKSGVRHAIRLSDRRLATVLQRMRELPGQELFQYVDEDGARHGVDSGDVNDYLREVTGEDYTAKDFRTWSGTLLAALALQAFEQVDSDAQAKKNIVQAIESVAKKLGNTPTICRKCYVHPAVLESYLDGSLWEGMRARARERLREELPALAPEEAAVLALLQQRLKAGVKPGARAGAGTVPTV from the coding sequence ATGGAAATATCCGCCACCACCACGGCACGCGCGGCCGGCCTGCGCTACACGGGCGACCATCAACGCGGCATCGCCCGCTTGGGCAAGCCCGGCAAATTCCGCTACCGCGACGGGGACGGCCATATCGTGCGCGATGCCACCACCCTGGCGCGCATCAAGGCACTGGCCATTCCACCGGCCTGGACGGACGTGTGGATCTGCCCGCACGCCAACGGCCACCTGCAGGCGACGGGACGCGATGCGCGCGGCCGAAAACAGTACCGCTACCATGCCCGCTGGCGCCAGGTGCGCGACGAAGTGAAATACGAGCGCATGCTCAGCTTTGGCCGCGCCCTGCCCGCCATCCGCGCCGCCGTCGCGCGCGGCATGCAGTTGCCCGGTTTGCCCCGTGAAAAAGTGCTGGCCACCATCGTGCATCTGCTGGAATTGACGATGATGCGCATCGGCAATGAAGAATACGCGCGCGCCAACAAATCGTTCGGCCTGACCACCCTGCGCACGCGCCACGTGCAGGTCGACGGCAGCGCCGTGGCCTTCCACTTCAAGGGCAAGAGCGGCGTGCGCCACGCTATCCGCCTCAGCGACCGGCGCCTGGCCACAGTGCTGCAGCGCATGCGCGAACTGCCGGGGCAGGAACTGTTTCAATATGTCGATGAGGATGGCGCGCGCCATGGCGTCGATTCGGGCGACGTCAACGATTATCTGCGCGAGGTAACGGGCGAAGACTACACGGCCAAGGATTTCCGCACCTGGTCCGGCACCCTGCTGGCCGCGCTGGCCCTGCAGGCGTTCGAACAGGTCGATTCCGATGCGCAAGCGAAGAAAAACATCGTGCAGGCGATCGAGTCCGTGGCTAAGAAGCTGGGCAACACGCCGACGATCTGCCGCAAGTGCTATGTGCACCCGGCCGTGCTGGAATCGTATCTGGATGGCAGTTTATGGGAAGGCATGCGCGCGCGGGCGCGGGAACGGTTACGGGAAGAGCTGCCGGCGCTGGCGCCGGAGGAAGCGGCCGTGCTGGCCTTGCTGCAGCAGCGGCTGAAGGCTGGCGTCAAGCCTGGCGCGCGGGCTGGCGCTGGCACTGTGCCGACAGTGTAA
- a CDS encoding DUF6891 domain-containing protein, producing MPGRCIVQRHGFVTEWNGSVQTRINVPHILWQRRLARQRA from the coding sequence ATGCCTGGACGATGTATTGTGCAGCGCCATGGTTTTGTGACCGAATGGAATGGCAGCGTCCAGACGCGGATCAACGTCCCCCACATCCTCTGGCAGCGCAGACTTGCTCGCCAGCGCGCCTGA
- a CDS encoding YkvA family protein, with product MFGRKKNLEEDHAPQADKQYEKKYTDDSFWDKVVKFAKTAGREVIEKALWLYYAAQQPNTPLWAKTAIYGALGYFISPIDAIPDITPVVGYADDLAVLAAAVATVATYITADVKERAAEKLRGWFGA from the coding sequence ATGTTTGGCAGAAAAAAGAATCTGGAAGAAGACCACGCCCCCCAAGCCGACAAGCAGTATGAAAAGAAATACACGGATGACAGCTTCTGGGACAAGGTCGTCAAGTTCGCCAAGACGGCGGGACGCGAAGTCATCGAAAAAGCCCTGTGGCTGTACTACGCGGCGCAGCAGCCGAATACGCCGCTGTGGGCCAAGACGGCCATCTATGGCGCGCTCGGCTATTTCATTTCGCCCATCGATGCGATTCCCGACATCACGCCCGTGGTCGGCTATGCGGATGACCTGGCCGTGCTGGCGGCGGCCGTCGCCACGGTCGCCACCTACATCACGGCCGACGTCAAGGAACGGGCCGCCGAGAAATTGCGCGGCTGGTTCGGCGCCTAG
- a CDS encoding mechanosensitive ion channel family protein: MDLSTFHSLMGGPLRSALTVLVSALLVTVVAIGVHRAGIGLLKRLANGRPFTTNATRVAFRASQLCVIVFGLRMVLAGAPDDTPGLVAMSHMASVALIIALTWLAMQCIQALSITISEVNPVDVADNLRARRLITQARVLTRSAHAIVVILGLAFVLLTLPGARQIGASLLASAGVAGLVAGIAARPVLGNFIAGLQIAFSQPIRIDDVLIVNGEWGKVEEIKGTYVVVRVWDERRLIVPLQWFIENPFENWTHSSSTLLGTVFLWLDFSIPLEPLRAELARICESATQWDGRVCTVQATDSNERAVRVRFLISAADSGLAFELRCLVREQMLAFITTHYPHGLPRLRSTHDPIELHTMQAQNDSVSLHKA, encoded by the coding sequence ATGGATCTCAGCACGTTCCACTCGCTGATGGGAGGCCCGCTGCGCTCGGCGCTGACCGTGCTCGTTTCCGCCCTGCTCGTCACCGTGGTCGCCATCGGCGTGCACCGGGCCGGCATCGGCTTGCTAAAAAGACTGGCCAATGGCCGCCCGTTCACCACCAACGCCACGCGCGTGGCCTTCCGCGCCAGCCAACTGTGCGTGATCGTCTTCGGCCTGCGCATGGTGCTGGCCGGCGCGCCCGACGACACGCCTGGCCTGGTCGCCATGTCGCACATGGCCAGCGTGGCGCTGATCATCGCGCTGACCTGGCTGGCCATGCAATGCATCCAGGCCCTCTCCATCACGATTTCCGAAGTCAATCCCGTCGATGTGGCCGACAACCTGCGCGCGCGCCGCCTGATCACCCAGGCCCGCGTGCTCACGCGCAGCGCGCACGCCATCGTGGTCATCCTGGGCCTGGCCTTCGTGCTGCTGACCCTGCCCGGCGCGCGGCAGATCGGCGCCAGCCTGCTGGCCTCGGCCGGTGTGGCGGGCCTGGTGGCCGGTATCGCTGCCCGTCCCGTGCTCGGCAATTTCATTGCTGGGCTGCAAATTGCGTTTTCGCAACCGATCCGCATCGATGACGTGCTGATCGTCAATGGCGAATGGGGCAAGGTCGAGGAAATCAAGGGCACGTATGTGGTCGTGCGCGTGTGGGACGAGCGGCGCCTGATCGTGCCGCTGCAATGGTTCATTGAAAATCCGTTCGAAAACTGGACCCACAGCTCGTCCACACTGCTGGGCACGGTGTTCCTGTGGCTCGATTTCAGCATCCCGCTCGAACCGCTGCGGGCGGAACTGGCGCGCATCTGCGAGTCCGCCACGCAATGGGATGGCCGCGTCTGCACGGTGCAGGCGACGGATTCGAACGAGCGGGCCGTGCGCGTGCGCTTTCTGATCAGCGCGGCAGATTCGGGCCTGGCCTTCGAACTGCGCTGCCTCGTGCGCGAGCAGATGCTGGCCTTCATCACCACCCACTACCCGCACGGCCTGCCCCGCTTGCGCTCCACCCACGACCCCATCGAACTGCACACGATGCAGGCGCAGAACGACAGCGTGTCGCTGCACAAAGCCTGA
- the dsdC gene encoding DNA-binding transcriptional regulator DsdC, which produces MPAGAALTTTLTASQFANLHTFLVAARHASFALAAQELALTPSAVSHRIARLESSLGLRLFQRLTRQVKLTADGERIFAALQIGWDGLQVALAGGDTLTGSLTVHARPSIAQCWLVPRLAGFAAQYPDVSIDLRVGNESVDFRAGQVDLALHYGDGSFPGLASRKLMGEWLAPVCSPDYAREHGLLDAPHNLPGATVLHDTLAWPACAPDAEWRLWLDGQAPEVTLPTRSLRFDRADLCAQAAIHHAGVAMGRRQLVQPWVDSGQLVLPFGDFSLASPQAYYLVHSGRAALPARVQALFDWLLGQAI; this is translated from the coding sequence ATGCCGGCCGGCGCGGCGCTCACGACAACGCTGACGGCCAGCCAGTTCGCCAACCTGCACACCTTTCTCGTGGCGGCGCGCCATGCCAGCTTTGCGCTGGCGGCGCAGGAACTGGCGCTCACGCCCAGCGCCGTCAGTCATCGCATCGCGCGGCTGGAAAGCAGCCTGGGTTTGCGGCTGTTCCAGCGCCTGACGCGGCAAGTCAAGCTGACGGCCGACGGCGAACGCATCTTCGCCGCCCTGCAAATTGGCTGGGATGGCTTGCAGGTGGCGCTGGCCGGCGGCGACACGCTCACGGGCAGCCTCACCGTGCATGCGCGCCCGTCCATCGCCCAATGCTGGCTGGTGCCGCGCCTGGCAGGGTTCGCAGCGCAATATCCGGACGTGTCGATTGACTTGCGCGTGGGCAATGAAAGCGTGGACTTTCGCGCCGGTCAGGTCGACCTGGCCCTGCACTATGGCGACGGCAGCTTTCCCGGCCTGGCCTCGCGCAAGCTGATGGGCGAATGGCTGGCGCCCGTGTGCAGTCCCGACTATGCGCGCGAGCACGGCTTGCTGGATGCGCCACACAACTTGCCTGGCGCGACGGTGCTGCACGACACCCTGGCCTGGCCCGCCTGCGCGCCCGATGCCGAGTGGCGGCTGTGGCTGGACGGGCAGGCGCCCGAGGTGACCTTGCCCACGCGCAGCCTGCGCTTTGACCGCGCCGACCTGTGCGCGCAAGCGGCCATCCACCACGCGGGCGTGGCCATGGGCCGGCGCCAGCTGGTGCAGCCGTGGGTCGACAGCGGCCAACTGGTTTTGCCGTTCGGCGATTTTTCCTTGGCCAGCCCGCAGGCGTATTACCTCGTGCACAGCGGGCGCGCCGCGCTGCCGGCAAGAGTGCAGGCCTTGTTCGACTGGCTGCTGGGGCAGGCAATTTGA
- a CDS encoding D-serine ammonia-lyase encodes MLPTSAIAALREKFPLITELMALQPLSWFNPAIAPAAEALNDVGLTAADVANASARLARFAPYLARAFPETQASGGIIESPVVPLPAMQAALDLASSMTSGQLWLKQDSHLPISGSIKARGGIYEVLKHAETLALDAGLLNEGDDYSLLASDAVRAFFGQYAIAVGSTGNLGLSIGIMSARLGFRATVHMSADARQWKKDKLRSHGVTVVEYATDYSVAVEAGRKQAENDPTCHFVDDENSHDLFLGYAVAGQRLKAQFAAAGVAVDAQHPLFVYLPCGVGGGPGGVAFGLKLAFGDAVHCVFVEPTHSPCMLLGVHTGLHDGISVQEIGIDNLTAADGLAVGRPSGFVGRAMQRLIDGYATVTDEELYRLLATLEQTEQLRLEPSAVAGFAGIKPVLAAPQYQLNLAQATHLVWGTGGSMVPQVEMDAYVARGRALLAAGAA; translated from the coding sequence ATGCTGCCCACTTCCGCCATCGCCGCGCTGCGCGAAAAATTTCCCCTGATTACAGAACTGATGGCCTTGCAGCCCTTGAGCTGGTTCAATCCCGCCATCGCCCCCGCTGCCGAGGCCTTGAATGACGTGGGCTTGACGGCGGCTGACGTGGCCAACGCCAGCGCACGCCTGGCGCGCTTTGCGCCCTATCTGGCCAGGGCCTTTCCGGAGACGCAGGCCAGCGGCGGCATCATCGAGTCGCCCGTCGTGCCGCTGCCCGCCATGCAGGCGGCGCTGGATTTGGCATCAAGCATGACGAGCGGTCAGCTATGGCTCAAGCAGGACAGCCATTTGCCCATTTCCGGCTCCATCAAGGCGCGTGGCGGCATTTATGAAGTGCTGAAACATGCGGAAACGCTGGCGCTGGACGCCGGTTTGCTGAACGAGGGCGACGATTACAGCCTGCTGGCCAGCGACGCCGTGCGCGCCTTCTTTGGCCAGTATGCGATCGCCGTCGGCTCCACGGGCAATCTGGGCTTGTCGATCGGCATCATGAGCGCGCGCCTGGGCTTTCGCGCCACCGTGCACATGTCGGCCGACGCGCGGCAATGGAAGAAGGATAAATTGCGCAGCCATGGCGTCACCGTCGTCGAATACGCGACCGACTACAGCGTGGCCGTGGAAGCGGGACGCAAACAGGCGGAAAACGATCCGACCTGCCACTTCGTCGACGATGAAAACTCGCACGATCTGTTCCTCGGCTATGCGGTGGCTGGCCAGCGGCTGAAAGCACAATTTGCGGCGGCTGGCGTCGCGGTCGATGCGCAGCACCCGCTGTTCGTCTACCTGCCGTGCGGCGTGGGCGGCGGCCCCGGCGGCGTGGCCTTCGGCTTGAAGCTGGCCTTTGGCGATGCCGTCCACTGCGTCTTCGTCGAGCCGACCCACTCGCCGTGCATGCTGCTGGGCGTGCACACGGGCTTGCACGATGGCATCAGCGTGCAGGAAATCGGCATCGACAACCTGACGGCTGCCGATGGCCTGGCCGTGGGACGCCCGTCCGGCTTCGTCGGACGCGCCATGCAGCGGTTGATCGACGGCTACGCCACCGTCACGGATGAAGAACTGTACCGCTTGCTGGCGACGCTGGAGCAAACGGAGCAGCTGCGCCTGGAACCGTCCGCCGTGGCCGGTTTCGCGGGCATCAAGCCCGTGCTGGCCGCACCGCAATATCAACTGAATCTGGCCCAGGCCACGCATCTGGTGTGGGGCACGGGCGGCAGCATGGTGCCGCAGGTGGAAATGGACGCCTACGTGGCGCGTGGCCGCGCGCTGCTGGCGGCCGGAGCCGCCTGA
- a CDS encoding ferritin-like domain-containing protein — MHPPPLTSTPPRELRAYALACLLEPDPATKVAMVAAMAEAQLALDAQAPLAPTGPVPGRPERPELVPPRLVGRRSMITPEGRAMLVHALAHIEFNAMNLALDALWRFPDLPFDYYTDWLRVAKEEATHFAMLQAHLQVLGHTYGDFPGHDSLWEMVDKTRGDVLARMALVPRTLEARGLDAIPPLRAKLAQAGDMAAAAILDIILRDEVGHVEIGNRWYGYLCDQRGLELRATYAELALRYEAPTLRGPFNLEARRRAGFSELELSDLPA; from the coding sequence ATGCATCCACCTCCACTGACCTCCACGCCGCCACGAGAGCTGCGCGCATATGCGCTGGCCTGCCTGCTCGAACCGGACCCGGCAACCAAGGTGGCGATGGTGGCGGCCATGGCCGAAGCGCAGCTTGCGCTCGATGCGCAGGCGCCGCTGGCGCCCACCGGCCCCGTGCCAGGCCGCCCCGAGCGTCCGGAACTGGTGCCGCCGCGCCTCGTGGGGCGGCGTTCGATGATCACGCCGGAAGGGCGCGCCATGCTGGTCCACGCGCTCGCGCACATCGAGTTCAATGCGATGAATCTGGCGCTGGACGCCCTGTGGCGCTTCCCGGACTTGCCCTTTGATTACTACACGGACTGGCTGCGCGTGGCGAAGGAAGAGGCCACGCACTTTGCCATGCTGCAGGCGCATTTGCAGGTGCTGGGCCACACGTATGGCGACTTCCCCGGCCACGACAGCCTGTGGGAAATGGTCGACAAGACGCGCGGCGACGTGCTGGCGCGCATGGCGCTGGTGCCGCGCACCCTGGAAGCGCGGGGCCTCGACGCGATTCCGCCGCTGCGCGCCAAGCTGGCGCAGGCGGGCGACATGGCCGCCGCCGCCATCCTCGACATCATCCTGCGCGATGAAGTGGGGCACGTCGAGATCGGCAACCGCTGGTATGGCTACCTGTGCGATCAAAGGGGCCTGGAATTGCGCGCCACGTATGCCGAGCTTGCGCTGCGCTACGAAGCGCCCACCCTGCGCGGCCCGTTCAACCTGGAAGCGCGGCGCCGGGCGGGCTTTTCGGAGCTGGAACTGTCCGATCTTCCCGCCTGA